One window of Bacillus sp. THAF10 genomic DNA carries:
- a CDS encoding MATE family efflux transporter encodes MKESKTKKLTLFALTWPIFIEVLLHMLMGNADVLMLSQYSDDSVAAVGVANQILFMLIVMFGFIATGTSILVAQYLGAKNRVIAAEVTVVSIGANLLFSFIISLAVFFLSSRLLLLMNLPPELLSEADSYLKIVGVFSFVQALVITAGATLRSYGFTKDAMFVTIGMNIINVIGNYLFIFGPFGIPVLGVEGVALSTITSRLIGLIAIFILLFKRIEEPLPFKNLFNLPITHLKNLLKIGIPSAGEHLSYNTSQLAITYFIVMLGTNALTTKVYAQSLMMFIFLFSVAISQGTQIMIGHQIGAGNIEEAYKRCLKSLRLAIAISVLTAIPFALFSDTLLGIFTTNPDIIALGGTLILLTIILEPGRSFNLVVINSLRAAGDVKFPVYIGILSMWGVAVTASYILGIHFGLGLVGIWIAFILDEWLRGIIMLYRWRSRVWVNKSFIKEKAS; translated from the coding sequence ATGAAAGAATCAAAAACAAAGAAGCTTACCCTTTTCGCCTTAACCTGGCCAATATTTATTGAAGTACTCTTACATATGCTAATGGGCAACGCGGACGTTCTCATGCTTAGTCAATATTCTGATGACTCCGTTGCTGCAGTTGGAGTTGCAAATCAAATACTGTTCATGCTTATTGTGATGTTTGGGTTTATCGCTACTGGTACCTCCATTTTGGTTGCGCAATATTTAGGTGCAAAAAATAGAGTAATTGCCGCGGAAGTGACCGTTGTATCAATCGGGGCAAACCTTTTATTCAGCTTCATTATAAGTCTTGCGGTTTTCTTTTTGAGCTCGCGCTTACTTTTATTGATGAATCTCCCTCCTGAGCTTTTGTCAGAAGCAGATTCCTATTTAAAAATTGTTGGTGTGTTTTCTTTTGTGCAAGCACTCGTCATTACAGCTGGAGCAACGTTAAGAAGCTACGGTTTCACAAAGGATGCGATGTTTGTAACAATCGGCATGAACATTATTAACGTGATTGGAAACTACCTATTTATCTTCGGCCCTTTTGGAATTCCTGTACTTGGAGTGGAGGGTGTTGCCCTTTCTACAATAACTAGTCGGTTGATTGGATTAATTGCCATTTTCATTTTATTATTTAAGCGAATCGAAGAGCCTCTTCCATTTAAAAATTTGTTCAACCTACCAATCACTCATTTGAAGAATCTCTTGAAAATCGGTATTCCATCAGCCGGAGAACATCTCTCTTATAACACATCTCAGCTTGCTATAACGTATTTCATCGTGATGCTTGGTACCAACGCATTGACAACAAAGGTGTATGCACAAAGCTTGATGATGTTTATTTTCCTCTTTAGTGTGGCTATTAGTCAGGGGACACAAATTATGATTGGTCATCAAATTGGTGCCGGTAACATAGAAGAGGCGTATAAACGCTGTTTAAAGAGCTTGCGACTGGCCATTGCGATATCGGTTTTGACTGCCATCCCGTTTGCTCTTTTTTCAGACACGTTGCTAGGTATCTTCACCACAAATCCTGATATCATCGCCCTTGGTGGGACCTTGATTTTGTTGACGATTATTCTCGAACCGGGCCGTTCCTTTAATCTCGTTGTCATCAATAGCCTAAGGGCAGCAGGTGATGTGAAGTTTCCAGTATATATTGGTATCCTTTCTATGTGGGGAGTAGCAGTTACCGCCTCTTATATTCTGGGCATCCATTTTGGACTCGGACTAGTGGGCATTTGGATAGCTTTCATATTGGATGAATGGTTGCGAGGCATAATCATGCTCTACCGCTGGAGATCTCGGGTTTGGGTAAACAAATCCTTTATAAAAGAAAAAGCATCATAG
- a CDS encoding P-II family nitrogen regulator: MKKVEAIIRPETFLALREKLEEVGINGLTVSEVAGCGQQKGQQGLFRGNTFEIKLLPKVKVEMVVEAEYVDEIVQIIQETCSSNTVGDGKIFIYTIEDAIRIRTGESGKLAIL, encoded by the coding sequence ATGAAAAAAGTAGAAGCGATCATCCGCCCAGAAACCTTTCTTGCTCTTCGCGAAAAGCTTGAAGAAGTTGGAATCAATGGCCTAACGGTGTCTGAAGTTGCGGGCTGCGGTCAGCAAAAAGGACAGCAGGGGTTATTTAGAGGAAACACATTCGAAATTAAACTTCTACCGAAAGTAAAAGTTGAAATGGTAGTGGAAGCAGAATATGTAGATGAGATAGTTCAAATTATTCAGGAAACCTGCTCAAGTAACACAGTAGGAGACGGAAAAATATTTATTTACACCATTGAAGACGCCATTCGTATCCGTACAGGAGAATCTGGAAAGCTTGCCATTTTATAA
- a CDS encoding alpha-glycosidase has protein sequence MLKEAIYHRPSGNFAYAYNDTTLHIRLQTKKDDVNSVDLIHGDPYIWEKDKWVSEKKPMIKTGSDSLHDYWLAEVSPPFRRLRYGFSLRTGEETVVYNEKGFFEEEPTDCGLYFCFPYLNKIDVFTAPSWVKDAVWYQIFPERFANGNLSNDPEGALAWGSTEPTTTNFFGGDFEGVIEHIDHLVDLGVTGIYFTPIFKAHSNHKYDTIDYMEIDPQFGTKETFKKLVEVCHENGIKVMLDAVFNHSGFYFEPFQDVLKNGENSKFKDWFHLWDFPVQTEPKPNYDAFAFVASMPKLNTEHPEVKKYLLDVGRYWVREFDIDGWRLDVANEVDHQFWREFRQAVKEEKEDVYILGEIWHDSMPWLQGDQFDAVMNYPFTTATLDYLAKNKTKAEDFAHSITKVLHSYPNNVNEVAFNLLGSHDTPRILTICEDDKNKLKLLFLFQLSFIGTPCIYYGDEISITGEQDPGCRKCMIWEEENQDRDMFSFVKKLITLRKEMPAFGNNGDIRFIEANNETNHVMYEKIEADKTLLFIVNNSGNELTVTLPEATSGKLLTDVWTEEDFAAEAESLQSKLPPYGFQILSY, from the coding sequence ATGCTTAAAGAAGCGATTTATCATCGTCCTTCTGGTAATTTTGCCTACGCATATAATGACACAACGCTTCATATTCGTCTGCAGACAAAAAAAGATGACGTGAACTCTGTTGACCTCATTCACGGAGACCCTTACATATGGGAAAAGGATAAATGGGTATCCGAAAAAAAACCGATGATCAAAACAGGTTCTGACTCCCTTCACGACTATTGGTTAGCAGAGGTTAGTCCACCTTTCCGCCGTCTTCGCTATGGGTTTTCTCTACGAACTGGGGAAGAAACAGTAGTTTATAATGAAAAAGGTTTTTTTGAAGAGGAACCTACAGATTGTGGTTTGTATTTTTGCTTTCCTTATTTGAATAAAATTGACGTATTCACTGCACCTTCATGGGTAAAGGATGCCGTTTGGTATCAAATTTTCCCTGAACGATTTGCTAATGGTAATCTCTCAAACGATCCAGAAGGAGCATTAGCCTGGGGAAGTACGGAACCAACGACCACTAATTTCTTTGGCGGTGATTTTGAAGGCGTCATCGAACATATAGATCATCTTGTTGACCTTGGTGTGACAGGTATTTACTTTACGCCAATCTTCAAGGCTCACTCCAACCATAAATACGACACCATTGATTACATGGAAATAGACCCTCAGTTTGGTACAAAGGAAACCTTTAAGAAGCTTGTTGAGGTTTGTCATGAAAACGGGATAAAAGTAATGCTTGATGCAGTATTTAACCATAGCGGATTCTACTTTGAACCATTTCAGGATGTATTGAAAAACGGCGAGAACTCTAAATTCAAGGATTGGTTCCACCTTTGGGACTTTCCAGTTCAAACGGAGCCAAAGCCAAATTATGATGCTTTTGCCTTTGTTGCGAGTATGCCAAAGCTTAATACTGAGCATCCAGAAGTGAAGAAATATTTGTTAGATGTTGGACGTTATTGGGTAAGGGAATTTGATATTGATGGCTGGAGACTTGATGTCGCTAATGAAGTAGACCATCAGTTCTGGAGAGAATTTAGACAAGCGGTGAAGGAAGAAAAAGAGGATGTTTATATTCTTGGGGAAATCTGGCATGATTCCATGCCTTGGCTGCAAGGAGATCAATTCGACGCTGTCATGAACTACCCTTTCACAACAGCTACCTTGGATTATCTCGCTAAAAACAAAACAAAAGCAGAGGATTTTGCCCACTCCATTACAAAGGTGCTACATTCCTATCCAAACAATGTAAATGAAGTAGCATTTAATTTACTTGGCAGCCATGATACTCCACGTATCCTGACCATTTGTGAAGACGATAAAAACAAACTAAAGCTCTTGTTTTTATTTCAGCTATCCTTCATTGGCACACCTTGTATTTATTACGGTGATGAAATTAGCATTACTGGCGAACAGGATCCAGGGTGCCGAAAGTGCATGATTTGGGAAGAAGAGAATCAAGACAGGGACATGTTTAGCTTCGTGAAAAAGCTCATTACTCTTCGTAAAGAAATGCCTGCCTTTGGTAATAATGGAGATATCCGTTTTATAGAAGCAAACAATGAGACCAACCATGTTATGTATGAAAAGATAGAAGCGGACAAAACCCTCCTATTCATTGTGAATAACAGTGGAAATGAGCTTACAGTCACACTACCTGAAGCTACATCAGGAAAGCTTTTAACAGACGTTTGGACAGAAGAAGACTTTGCGGCGGAAGCAGAAAGCTTACAATCCAAGCTCCCTCCATATGGTTTTCAAATTTTATCCTACTAA
- a CDS encoding lysophospholipid acyltransferase family protein: MIPAKKSRPFNVFFHQFNKRFLKLHFRNIMLSKETNNEQGPHLFIVNHSTWWDSLILFHLNQTVIKRDSYVMMHESGIKQYPFFRKIGAFSVNRNNPKDIIKSLQYAKEKLTEGKVLWLFPQGDERHQEIRPLGFLPGAIHLVKNTKIPITPVCLYYTFTNERKPDVFIKLGNPIYYSDLIGGNGKEKNAALEEIFTNYLEHVKREVITQDTSSYKQIL; this comes from the coding sequence ATGATTCCAGCCAAAAAAAGCAGACCTTTTAATGTATTTTTTCACCAATTTAATAAACGCTTTCTTAAGCTTCACTTTCGAAACATCATGCTTTCAAAAGAAACCAATAATGAGCAAGGACCTCATTTATTCATTGTCAATCACAGTACCTGGTGGGATTCGCTCATTCTTTTTCATCTAAACCAGACTGTCATCAAACGAGATAGCTATGTGATGATGCACGAATCAGGGATAAAACAATACCCTTTCTTCAGAAAAATAGGTGCATTTTCTGTGAACAGAAACAATCCAAAGGACATTATTAAATCCTTGCAATATGCAAAAGAAAAGCTAACAGAAGGCAAAGTCCTTTGGTTGTTTCCTCAAGGTGATGAACGGCATCAGGAAATCAGGCCACTTGGCTTTCTACCTGGTGCTATACACCTTGTCAAAAACACAAAGATACCTATAACGCCTGTTTGTTTGTACTATACATTTACAAATGAGCGAAAACCAGACGTATTTATTAAGCTTGGGAATCCTATTTATTACTCTGACTTAATAGGGGGTAATGGGAAAGAGAAAAACGCTGCTTTGGAAGAGATTTTCACAAACTACCTAGAGCATGTGAAACGAGAAGTGATAACTCAAGACACCTCTTCCTACAAGCAAATCCTCTAG
- a CDS encoding ammonium transporter, producing the protein MKKKVGFLLTSGLLLSSPAYAQAPTVEGLSVSLDTIWIMVAALLVFFMHAGFAMVESGFTRSKNALNILMKNFLTISVASILYLAVGYALMFGSTISGFTGFDGFFLTGHEDKIGFFVFQAMFAATCATIISGAVAERMKLSSYIILTVGMTAVIYPVVGHWVWGGGWLSELGFTDFAGSTVVHLTGALGAIVAVKFLGARLGKYSKGKINVISGHNIPLGALGVFILWFGWFGFNGGSTLAADPTLIPHVITTTLLSASAGVLASAFYTNFRYQRVDASLTLNGALAGLVGITAGTGDVSPIGAIIIGLISGVLLVEAVTFIDRKLKLDDPVGAIAVHGVCGVWGTLAVGLFSTSSGLFYGGGITLLGIQAIGILAVMAWTVVTVSVFLFILTRFSSIRVTKEEEISGLDFAEHGSAAYELKESVFQDNNSAPEFGTGLVHRLNNLGKASKEAKTNQA; encoded by the coding sequence ATGAAGAAAAAAGTTGGATTTTTGTTAACTAGCGGCCTTTTACTGAGTTCCCCAGCCTATGCCCAAGCACCTACTGTTGAAGGCTTAAGTGTCTCCCTTGATACAATTTGGATTATGGTGGCTGCATTGTTAGTATTTTTCATGCATGCTGGATTTGCCATGGTAGAGTCTGGGTTTACTCGTTCTAAAAATGCATTGAACATTTTAATGAAAAACTTTCTGACCATCTCTGTTGCTTCTATCTTATATCTTGCCGTTGGCTATGCACTAATGTTTGGAAGCACCATCTCTGGGTTTACCGGTTTTGATGGCTTCTTCTTAACTGGACACGAGGACAAAATCGGATTTTTTGTCTTTCAAGCTATGTTTGCCGCCACTTGTGCAACCATCATTTCTGGTGCTGTAGCTGAGCGGATGAAGCTTAGCAGCTATATTATTCTAACAGTCGGTATGACAGCCGTGATATACCCAGTAGTCGGACATTGGGTTTGGGGTGGCGGCTGGTTGTCCGAGCTTGGTTTTACAGATTTTGCAGGCTCCACCGTTGTTCATCTTACCGGTGCCCTCGGTGCCATTGTTGCTGTAAAGTTTCTAGGTGCACGCCTAGGAAAATATTCAAAAGGAAAAATAAATGTTATTTCTGGACATAACATCCCCCTTGGTGCCCTTGGTGTCTTCATATTATGGTTTGGATGGTTTGGTTTTAATGGTGGCAGTACATTAGCGGCTGATCCTACGTTGATCCCTCACGTCATTACAACCACATTACTATCGGCTTCAGCTGGCGTATTGGCTTCTGCATTCTATACAAACTTCCGCTATCAACGTGTAGATGCTTCCCTGACACTAAATGGTGCTTTGGCAGGCTTAGTCGGTATTACGGCTGGAACTGGAGATGTTTCACCAATTGGTGCCATTATTATCGGCTTAATCTCAGGAGTACTTTTAGTGGAAGCTGTCACATTTATTGATCGAAAACTAAAGCTTGATGACCCTGTTGGAGCTATCGCCGTTCATGGAGTTTGTGGGGTTTGGGGAACTCTCGCGGTTGGTTTATTTTCTACCTCCTCTGGTTTATTCTACGGCGGTGGTATTACCCTTTTAGGTATTCAGGCTATTGGAATCCTTGCTGTCATGGCCTGGACAGTTGTTACTGTATCTGTGTTTTTGTTCATCCTAACAAGATTTTCAAGCATTCGTGTTACAAAAGAAGAAGAGATTTCCGGTCTCGATTTTGCTGAACATGGATCTGCTGCTTATGAGTTGAAAGAATCAGTATTTCAAGACAATAACTCAGCACCGGAATTTGGAACAGGCTTAGTTCACCGTTTGAACAACCTCGGGAAAGCGTCAAAGGAAGCTAAGACTAACCAAGCTTAA
- a CDS encoding extracellular solute-binding protein gives MKKFLAMLMVAVLTLGVLAACGPQREGGTTEGEGKGKGEGTTTEGVEKPESLTVWVNDDEKQKAALEEIFAAYKEETGIEVKTTAISMLDQVEALALDGPAGNGPDIFFGPHDRIGDIVLRGLASPIDLGEDASLYSETAMNAVTVDGEAFGVPQVIETYGMFYNKDLVSEEEIATMEGVLKVAEEQTDQGQDKYGFLMEATNFYFVYPFFAGNGGYVFKNDGSGFDAKDIGLANEGAVSGGDLIQSWFDNGYIPKEITGDIMSGLFTEGKVATVLTGPWNIASYKEALGDKLGTAKLPTLENGDTPKSFVGVKTWMLSSYSKNQEWAIDLMKFITSYDNAMKYYKAAGEMPALQEALESDEIANDELIGAFAEQTQYGEPMPNIPQMQQVWEPMGSALQFIANGDDVGEVLSEAVQQIEDNIAASGAE, from the coding sequence ATGAAAAAGTTCCTAGCAATGCTTATGGTTGCCGTCCTAACTTTAGGAGTACTTGCTGCTTGTGGTCCACAGCGTGAGGGAGGCACTACTGAAGGTGAAGGTAAAGGAAAAGGCGAAGGTACAACAACTGAAGGTGTAGAAAAGCCTGAAAGCTTAACAGTTTGGGTAAATGATGATGAAAAACAAAAAGCTGCATTAGAAGAAATCTTCGCAGCTTATAAAGAAGAAACTGGTATTGAAGTAAAAACAACTGCTATTTCTATGTTAGATCAAGTAGAGGCACTTGCGCTTGATGGTCCAGCTGGAAATGGTCCTGATATCTTCTTTGGTCCTCATGACCGTATCGGTGACATCGTTCTTCGTGGTTTAGCAAGTCCAATTGACTTAGGAGAAGATGCTTCTCTATACAGTGAAACAGCAATGAACGCTGTAACAGTTGATGGCGAAGCTTTTGGAGTACCACAAGTAATTGAAACATATGGTATGTTCTACAATAAAGATCTTGTTTCTGAAGAAGAAATTGCAACAATGGAAGGCGTTCTAAAGGTTGCAGAAGAGCAAACGGATCAAGGTCAAGATAAGTACGGTTTCTTAATGGAAGCAACAAACTTCTATTTTGTATATCCATTCTTTGCTGGTAACGGTGGTTATGTTTTCAAAAATGATGGTTCTGGATTCGATGCGAAAGATATCGGACTAGCTAACGAAGGTGCCGTTTCTGGTGGAGACCTTATTCAATCTTGGTTTGACAATGGCTACATTCCAAAAGAAATCACTGGCGATATCATGAGTGGTCTATTCACAGAAGGAAAAGTTGCTACAGTACTTACAGGTCCTTGGAATATTGCTTCTTATAAAGAAGCTTTAGGAGATAAACTTGGAACTGCGAAACTTCCAACACTTGAAAATGGAGATACTCCTAAATCCTTTGTTGGAGTAAAAACTTGGATGCTAAGCTCTTACTCTAAAAATCAAGAGTGGGCAATCGATTTAATGAAATTTATCACAAGCTATGATAATGCAATGAAGTATTATAAAGCTGCAGGAGAAATGCCTGCTCTTCAAGAAGCGTTAGAAAGTGATGAGATTGCTAATGATGAGCTAATCGGTGCGTTCGCTGAGCAAACTCAATATGGTGAGCCAATGCCAAATATCCCACAAATGCAACAAGTTTGGGAGCCAATGGGTAGCGCGCTTCAATTTATCGCTAATGGCGATGATGTTGGAGAAGTATTATCTGAAGCAGTTCAACAAATTGAAGATAATATCGCAGCTAGTGGAGCAGAATAA
- a CDS encoding carotenoid biosynthesis protein translates to MEIRLWEKALFRFFILWYICGVLLLTFDLLPPWLEWANVVFLVTAGLLAIVYFIQNYRERGLIIAVFVFFVSMAAEHVGVEYGFLFGDYYYNSYFGPKLFEVPITIGFAWVMVIATSHVLAHRMMPYASAWTKAMVAAFAAVVLDLIIDPVAFIAKEYWIWEGSSFYYNIPLYNFISWFVLSLLFHFILIMSTSKLSSKHNLYWEKNMYTLYALMVIMFCIIALSAQLYLAIVVTMIPTLLFFWFSRQMKEINDDSSQKKQTF, encoded by the coding sequence TTGGAGATTCGTCTATGGGAAAAAGCACTTTTTCGTTTTTTTATCCTTTGGTATATTTGTGGTGTTTTGTTACTTACCTTTGACCTTTTGCCTCCTTGGCTTGAATGGGCAAATGTGGTCTTTCTTGTTACTGCTGGATTACTAGCTATCGTTTATTTTATTCAAAATTATCGTGAACGAGGCTTGATTATTGCAGTTTTTGTTTTCTTTGTCTCGATGGCAGCAGAGCATGTTGGGGTAGAGTATGGATTTCTCTTCGGAGACTACTATTATAATTCTTATTTTGGCCCTAAACTGTTTGAAGTTCCCATCACAATTGGGTTTGCATGGGTGATGGTCATTGCTACCTCCCACGTTTTAGCCCACAGAATGATGCCTTACGCTTCCGCTTGGACAAAAGCAATGGTTGCGGCATTTGCCGCAGTGGTACTGGATCTTATTATCGACCCCGTAGCCTTTATCGCGAAGGAATATTGGATATGGGAAGGAAGCAGTTTTTACTATAATATCCCGCTCTATAACTTTATCAGCTGGTTTGTACTATCCCTTTTGTTTCATTTTATTTTGATTATGTCCACCTCAAAACTGTCATCCAAACATAATCTCTACTGGGAAAAAAATATGTATACCTTATATGCATTGATGGTTATTATGTTTTGTATCATAGCCCTTAGTGCACAGCTTTATTTAGCGATCGTTGTGACGATGATTCCTACCTTACTTTTTTTCTGGTTTTCAAGGCAAATGAAGGAGATTAACGATGATTCCAGCCAAAAAAAGCAGACCTTTTAA
- a CDS encoding glycosyltransferase family 2 protein, with amino-acid sequence MHLLVYLLAIVLFLILCWIVINGLFYPKYQRPLKNAPHPLVSILIPMRDEERNVQALITNLQKLTYPSLEIILLDDHSADQTHHIASKLIKGDERFHIISGAPLKKGWAGKVHACYQLGKAASGDYMLFLDADARLNQNTIENMLPFFQKKKVGLVTGFPHFPVTTFLSKLLVPMQHFVIWLHLPIGLANKSTFPAASAAHGAFMFFKREAYEHVGGHHAVKSSIVEDVHLAREMKRSGFHVRLINATPFVTCYMYETNKEVWNGFLKNIYIGIGRSPWMVGVLTIFYTLFYILPLPLATLAPFYGFWFALPLVLVWSQKLYIDLKTKQKSYLFLFMPLSAIAFLFILHASMWKSLRKQHYIWKGRAYK; translated from the coding sequence TTGCATCTACTTGTCTATCTATTAGCGATTGTTCTTTTTTTAATATTGTGTTGGATTGTCATCAATGGTTTGTTTTATCCCAAATATCAAAGACCCTTGAAAAATGCCCCACACCCCCTCGTTTCTATTTTAATTCCAATGAGGGATGAAGAACGTAATGTTCAAGCTCTCATAACGAATCTGCAAAAACTAACCTACCCTTCTCTTGAGATTATCCTGCTCGACGATCACTCTGCTGATCAAACACATCACATTGCCTCCAAGCTAATAAAGGGCGACGAGCGTTTTCACATTATTTCAGGTGCTCCACTAAAAAAGGGTTGGGCTGGAAAGGTACATGCTTGTTATCAATTAGGAAAAGCTGCTAGTGGAGACTATATGCTCTTTTTAGACGCCGATGCTCGATTGAATCAAAACACCATTGAAAATATGCTGCCTTTTTTCCAGAAAAAAAAGGTAGGGCTAGTGACTGGATTTCCTCATTTTCCTGTTACTACTTTCTTAAGTAAATTACTCGTTCCGATGCAGCATTTTGTTATTTGGTTACATCTGCCGATTGGATTGGCAAATAAGAGTACCTTTCCTGCAGCAAGTGCTGCTCATGGAGCTTTTATGTTTTTTAAAAGAGAGGCCTATGAGCATGTAGGCGGTCATCATGCTGTTAAGTCTAGCATTGTGGAGGACGTTCACCTGGCCCGCGAAATGAAAAGAAGTGGATTTCATGTCCGACTGATAAATGCCACTCCATTTGTTACTTGTTATATGTATGAAACGAACAAAGAAGTGTGGAACGGATTTTTAAAGAATATATACATTGGCATCGGGAGGTCACCGTGGATGGTAGGTGTCTTGACTATTTTTTATACTCTGTTCTACATCCTTCCTCTTCCTTTAGCTACCCTAGCACCATTTTATGGATTTTGGTTTGCACTTCCGCTTGTGTTGGTATGGTCACAAAAGCTATATATTGACCTTAAAACAAAGCAGAAAAGTTATTTATTCCTTTTTATGCCTCTTAGCGCCATTGCTTTTTTATTCATATTGCATGCCTCTATGTGGAAATCCTTAAGAAAACAACATTATATTTGGAAAGGACGTGCCTATAAATGA
- a CDS encoding helix-turn-helix domain-containing protein, whose product MAMIGMSIPPFPSFIRGGEYTFQKGERHFTRVFTVFDLLYVKKGTLYMQEGEEQFEVKEGQYVILVPGKKHKGYEDCRTKTDYFWLHFTVENDKFQMVADKQLDWSFVYKKEPTFTEVGHYHFHLPQYGEVKRREIVEQQLTSLLAKSEAHVPDFYLKQQIHFSEFIVQLQKEAFSIPSATEKVCEISMKYIQDHYKEPINMTVLKEKLNFHPDYMTRCMQKTIGKSPMQYLTHFRLHHAKRLLADSEYKVSAISREVGIEDVTYFSKLFKKMEGTTPMEYRRLVHRK is encoded by the coding sequence ATGGCAATGATAGGAATGTCCATTCCACCATTTCCTAGTTTTATTAGGGGAGGGGAATATACCTTTCAAAAGGGAGAGCGACACTTTACACGAGTATTTACTGTTTTTGATCTTTTGTATGTGAAAAAAGGGACTCTCTATATGCAGGAAGGAGAGGAACAGTTTGAGGTAAAGGAAGGGCAATACGTTATTTTGGTGCCTGGGAAAAAACATAAGGGCTATGAGGATTGCCGGACAAAAACGGATTATTTTTGGCTGCATTTTACTGTAGAAAACGATAAGTTCCAAATGGTTGCAGACAAACAACTAGACTGGTCATTCGTGTACAAAAAAGAACCAACTTTTACAGAAGTAGGGCATTATCACTTTCATCTTCCCCAATACGGTGAAGTGAAGAGAAGGGAAATTGTGGAACAACAGCTGACATCGTTGTTAGCAAAAAGTGAAGCGCATGTCCCAGACTTCTATTTAAAGCAACAAATACACTTCTCTGAATTTATTGTCCAACTCCAAAAAGAGGCATTCTCCATCCCGAGTGCAACGGAAAAAGTATGCGAAATCTCCATGAAATATATCCAAGATCATTATAAGGAACCGATAAATATGACAGTCTTGAAAGAGAAGTTAAACTTTCATCCAGATTATATGACCCGATGCATGCAAAAGACGATCGGAAAAAGCCCAATGCAATATTTAACACATTTCAGACTTCATCATGCAAAAAGGTTACTGGCAGATTCAGAATACAAGGTTTCAGCTATCTCAAGAGAAGTGGGAATTGAGGATGTCACGTATTTTTCTAAGCTTTTTAAAAAAATGGAAGGCACCACACCGATGGAATATCGACGTCTTGTGCATCGGAAATAA